The genomic segment CATCGGAAAGGTCACCCCATAATTCATTTCGCAAAACGACAAAGTCTCATTAATTGAATCGAATTCTTGGTTCATGAAATTATCGGATGGGAAGCCGAGAACGACAAATTCTTGCCCACGAAAATCCTCATATAGCTGTTGAAGCTCCTTGAACTGATCCGTAAAACCGCATTTGCTCGCCGTATTTACAATGACCATGATCTTGCCCTCATAATCCTTCATAGATTGCAAAGTGCCATCCGGCTTTTCGACTGAAAACTCGTAAATGGAAGCCATATTCATCATCACCTTTCCTCGCCTTTATTAATCAACATTACGGCAACTATGCAGGCAATGCAAAGATGAGAGACTACTATTTTTTGACTGCAGTATGCAATCATACTCTCCCAGATACGCATA from the Sporosarcina luteola genome contains:
- a CDS encoding glutathione peroxidase, whose product is MASIYEFSVEKPDGTLQSMKDYEGKIMVIVNTASKCGFTDQFKELQQLYEDFRGQEFVVLGFPSDNFMNQEFDSINETLSFCEMNYGVTFPMFAKIDVVGSGAAPLFSFLTDQKKGLLTEGIKWNFTKFLIDRNGNVVDRFAPKTSPAKMRSVIEKLIQ